The Streptomyces sp. NBC_00162 genome window below encodes:
- a CDS encoding potassium-transporting ATPase subunit C gives MNNSVGNTARLIGAGLRALLVLTVICGVLYPLAVTGIAQALFNDKANGSEIKDKSGRVVGSSLIGQTYNLPEQAPSDSTAGDDPEEAAKPDLKWFQPRPSNGLGSNSVNTQYSLLLSGATNRSADNGAVGGQCTEDAGEGTLCAQVAAAKEAVIADNSTASYQVKPEDVPADAVASSGSGLDPDISPAYAELQIHRVAEQNALDVKRVEKLVADHTTGRTLGFMGEPRVNVLELNTALKALTES, from the coding sequence ATGAACAACTCTGTAGGAAACACAGCGCGGTTGATCGGGGCCGGCCTGCGAGCCCTGCTCGTCCTGACCGTGATCTGCGGGGTCCTCTACCCCCTTGCCGTCACCGGCATCGCCCAGGCCCTGTTCAACGACAAGGCCAACGGCTCCGAGATCAAGGACAAGAGCGGCCGGGTCGTCGGCTCCTCCCTCATCGGGCAGACCTACAACCTGCCCGAGCAGGCCCCTTCTGATTCGACTGCGGGCGACGACCCGGAAGAAGCCGCGAAGCCGGACCTCAAGTGGTTCCAGCCGCGCCCGTCCAACGGCCTCGGCTCCAACAGCGTCAACACGCAGTACTCGCTGCTCCTCTCCGGCGCCACCAACCGCTCCGCCGACAACGGCGCCGTGGGCGGCCAGTGCACCGAGGACGCCGGGGAAGGCACCCTCTGCGCCCAGGTCGCCGCCGCCAAGGAAGCGGTCATCGCGGACAACTCCACCGCCTCCTACCAGGTCAAGCCCGAGGACGTACCGGCCGACGCCGTCGCCTCCTCCGGCTCGGGCCTGGACCCGGACATCTCCCCCGCCTACGCCGAGCTGCAGATCCACCGGGTCGCCGAACAGAACGCGCTCGACGTCAAGCGGGTCGAGAAGCTCGTCGCCGACCACACCACCGGCCGCACCCTCGGCTTCATGGGCGAACCCCGCGTCAACGTCCTCGAACTCAACACCGCGCTCAAGGCACTGACCGAGAGCTGA